The Arachis duranensis cultivar V14167 chromosome 2, aradu.V14167.gnm2.J7QH, whole genome shotgun sequence genome has a window encoding:
- the LOC127744758 gene encoding NAD(P)H-quinone oxidoreductase subunit 2 A, chloroplastic yields MICHVQNENFILDSTRIFVKAFHLLLFDGSLIFPECILIFGLIFLLMIDSTSDQKDLSWFYLISSTSLVMSITALLFRWGEEPMISFSGNFQTNNFNEIFQFLILLCSTLCIPLSVEYIECTEMALTEFLLFVLTATLGGMFLCGANDLITIFVAPECFSLCSYLLSGYTKKDVRSNEATTKYLLMGGASSSILVHGFSWLYGSSGGEIELQEIVNGLINTQMYNSPGISIALIFITVGIGFKLSPSPSHQWTPDVYEGVRNPLFDSDSPTPVVAFLSVTPKVAASASATRIFDIPFYFSSNEWHFLLEILAILSMILGNLIAITQTSMKRMLAYSSIGQIGYVIIGIIVGDSNGGYASMITYMLFYISLNLGTFACIVLFGLRTGTDNIRDYAGLYTKDPFLALSLALCLLSLGGLPPLAGFFGKLHLFWCGWQAGLYFLVSIGLLTSVVSIYYYLKVIKLLMTGRNQEITPHVRNYRGSPLRSNNSIELSMIVCVIASTIPGISMNPIIEIAQDTLF; encoded by the exons ATGATCTGCCATGTACAGAATGAAAACTTCATTCTCGATTCTACGAGAATTTTTGTGAAAGCCTTTCATTTGCTTCTCTTCGATGGAAGTCTTATTTTCCCAGAATGTATCCTAATTTTTGGCCTAATTTTTCTTCTGATGATCGATTCAACCTCTGATCAAAAAGATCTATCTTGGTTCTATTTGATCTCTTCAACAAGTTTAGTAATGAGCATAACGGCCCTATTGTTCCGATGGGGAGAAGAACCTATGATTAGCTTTTCCGGAAATTTCCAAACGAACAATTTCAACGAAATCTTTCAATTTCTTATTTTACTATGTTCAACTCTATGTATTCCTCTATCCGTAGAGTACATCGAATGTACAGAAATGGCTCTAACAGAGTTTCTGTTATTCGTATTAACAGCTACTCTAGGAGGAATGTTTTTATGCGGCGCTAACGATTTAATAACTATCTTTGTAGCTCCAGAATGTTTCAGTCTATGCTCCTATCTACTTTCTGGATATACCAAGAAAGATGTACGGTCTAATGAGGCTACTACGAAATATTTACTCATGGGTGGGGCAAGCTCTTCTATTCTGGTTCATGGTTTCTCTTGGCTCTATGGTTCATCCGGGGGAGAGATCGAGCTTCAAGAAATAGTGAATGGTCTTATCAATACACAAATGTATAACTCCCCAGGAATCTCAATTGCGCTTATATTCATCACTGTAGGAATTGGGTTCAAGCTTTCCCCATCCCCTTCTCATCAATGGACTCCTGACGTATACGAAGGAGTGCG GAATCCTCTTTTCGACTCTGACTCTCCCACTCCAGTCGTTGCTTTTCTTTCTGTTACTCCGAAAGTAGCTGCTTCAGCTTCAGCCACTCGAATTTTCgatattcctttttatttctcATCAAACGAATGGCATTTTCTTCTGGAAATCCTAGCTATTCTTAGCATGATATTGGGGAATCTCATTGCTATTACCCAAACAAGCATGAAACGTATGCTTGCGTATTCGTCCATAGGTCAAATCGGATATGTTATTATTGGAATAATTGTTGGAGACTCAAATGGTGGATATGCAAGCATGATAACTTATATGCTGTTCTATATCTCCCTGAATCTAGGAACTTTTGCTTGCATTGTATTATTTGGTCTACGTACCGGAACTGATAACATTCGAGATTATGCAGGATTATACACGAAAGATCCTTTTTTGGCTCTCTCTTTAGCCCTATGTCTCTTATCCTTAGGAGGTCTTCCTCCACTAGCAGGTTTTTTCGGGAAACTTCATTTATTCTGGTGTGGATGGCAGGCAGGCCTATATTTCTTGGTTTCAATAGGACTCCTTACGAGCGTTGTTTCTATCTACTATTATCTAAAAGTAATCAAGTTATTAATGACTGGACGAAACCAAGAAATAACTCCTCACGTGCGAAATTATAGAGGGTCCCCTTTAAGATCAAATAATTCCATCGAATTGAGTATGATTGTATGTGTGATAGCATCTACTATACCAGGAATATCAATGAACCCGATTATTGAAATTGCTCAGGATACCCTTTTTTAG
- the LOC127744757 gene encoding 30S ribosomal protein S7, chloroplastic, which translates to MSRRGTVEEKTAKTDPIYRNRLVNMLVNRILKHGKKSLAYQIIDRAMKKIQQKTETNPLSVLRQAIRGVTPDIAVKARRVGGSTHQVPIEIGSTQEKALAIRWLLGASRKRPGRNMAFKLSSELADAAKGSGDAIRKKEETHRMAEANRAFTHFR; encoded by the coding sequence ATGTCACGGCGAGGTACTGTAGAAGAAAAAACCGCAAAAACCGATCCAATTTATCGTAATCGATTAGTTAACATGTTGGTTAACCGTATTCTGAAACACGGAAAAAAATCATTGGCTTATCAAATTATTGATCGAGCTATgaaaaagattcaacaaaagaCAGAAACAAATCCACTATCTGTTTTACGTCAAGCAATACGTGGAGTAACTCCCGATATAGCAGTAAAAGCAAGACGTGTAGGCGGATCTACTCATCAAGTTCCCATTGAAATAGGATCCACACAAGAAAAAGCACTTGCCATTCGTTGGTTATTAGGGGCATCCCGAAAACGTCCGGGTAGAAATATGGCTTTCAAATTAAGTTCCGAATTAGCGGATGCTGCAAAAGGGAGTGGCGATGCCATACGCAAAAAGGAAGAGACTCATAGAATGGCAGAGGCAAATAGAGCTTTTACACATTTTCGTTAA